A window of the Schlesneria paludicola DSM 18645 genome harbors these coding sequences:
- a CDS encoding RNA polymerase sigma factor — MPSGEQESLFLRWQSDHIGLILKIVRAYAVSFVDQDDLLQEVLSNLWSSIPRFQGAAKESTWIYRVALNTALAWRRDETRRRQLHLLMIECDVSLNATVDSSMKPSRHELIEKMYVAIRQLSKIDAALALMHLDGLNYHEMSEVLGISENYVGVKLCRIRKELFELLKDDCDEL; from the coding sequence ATGCCGTCTGGTGAGCAAGAATCGCTTTTCCTCCGTTGGCAGAGCGATCACATCGGCCTGATTCTGAAGATCGTTCGCGCTTATGCTGTCTCATTCGTCGATCAAGACGATCTTTTACAGGAAGTCCTGTCGAATCTCTGGTCTTCGATTCCACGTTTTCAAGGGGCTGCCAAAGAATCAACGTGGATCTATCGTGTCGCTCTCAACACCGCATTGGCCTGGCGCCGCGACGAAACCCGTCGAAGACAGCTCCATCTGCTGATGATCGAATGCGACGTCTCACTCAATGCCACAGTCGATTCGAGTATGAAACCGTCCCGCCACGAACTGATCGAAAAAATGTACGTGGCGATCCGACAACTTTCCAAAATCGATGCGGCGCTCGCGCTCATGCATCTGGATGGATTGAACTATCACGAGATGTCCGAAGTGCTGGGCATCTCGGAAAACTATGTTGGGGTCAAGCTCTGCCGAATTCGCAAGGAGCTATTTGAATTACTAAAGGACGATTGCGATGAACTTTGA
- a CDS encoding O-antigen ligase family protein, translating to MWWTILSIILGTSIVVMLYRGPVAALGWGSLVSLLFPCWLTQTVFGASIDLRIATSLILLLANLVHPRRRITWAFSAGDWALFVVYSIHVASDWYEDGMVLSHVVRAFGEWSVPYITGRLAVQTIADWRQLTSVAVMLSITFSAWAVTEAITHHNPGNAIFGHRPSDRTPEQQVRLGFKRAEGPTTHPIWFGMIQALLLPWMIAAAYRSIRMDGPSWWIAMPICSFCGIAASFSRGPLIGASLTIYLTAMFCLPKLRKPLIIVMLLAVVSLVFIKSDVRQVLESWDGNYRPRNVEIEGERQELTAMSYRWLVFAPYKLAISQVGLLGYGTARTSTFPVNVPFGPEAKLTVMTFWSIDCQYLLFLLRFGWLGLAGFCAVIITSIWHLSRQVRLVIHAERVLPMAIIAALASTAIILVVEWMPHDYGYLFLWLCGAANGPRLSAIAPLRAVSSQRKR from the coding sequence ATGTGGTGGACGATTTTGTCGATCATCCTGGGGACAAGCATCGTTGTGATGCTGTATCGAGGGCCCGTTGCAGCACTTGGATGGGGTTCACTCGTCTCGCTCCTATTTCCTTGCTGGTTGACACAAACGGTCTTCGGTGCCTCGATCGATTTGAGAATTGCGACATCATTGATTCTCTTGCTCGCCAATCTCGTCCATCCTCGCCGCCGAATTACATGGGCATTCAGCGCCGGCGATTGGGCACTGTTCGTCGTTTACAGCATCCATGTCGCATCCGACTGGTACGAAGACGGGATGGTGCTTTCGCACGTCGTACGAGCCTTTGGTGAATGGAGTGTTCCTTACATTACGGGGAGACTTGCCGTTCAAACGATCGCAGATTGGCGGCAATTGACGTCCGTTGCGGTGATGCTTTCGATCACCTTTTCGGCGTGGGCCGTGACCGAAGCCATCACCCATCACAATCCTGGCAATGCGATTTTCGGGCATCGTCCTTCCGACAGAACTCCCGAACAGCAAGTTCGTCTTGGTTTCAAACGCGCCGAAGGTCCGACCACCCATCCAATCTGGTTTGGAATGATTCAAGCGTTGCTTCTACCATGGATGATTGCCGCAGCATATCGTTCCATTCGGATGGATGGCCCTTCATGGTGGATTGCGATGCCTATCTGCAGTTTCTGTGGAATTGCCGCATCGTTTTCGCGTGGCCCCTTGATTGGGGCCTCACTCACCATTTACCTCACGGCCATGTTCTGCCTACCGAAACTCAGAAAACCGTTGATCATCGTGATGCTATTGGCCGTTGTTTCGCTGGTGTTTATCAAGAGTGACGTCCGCCAAGTATTGGAAAGCTGGGATGGCAATTACCGGCCAAGAAATGTGGAAATCGAGGGAGAACGGCAAGAACTGACGGCGATGTCATACCGTTGGTTGGTCTTCGCGCCATATAAACTGGCGATCAGCCAAGTCGGGCTTTTGGGTTACGGAACCGCAAGGACATCGACATTTCCGGTCAACGTTCCCTTCGGTCCCGAAGCAAAGTTGACGGTCATGACGTTTTGGTCGATCGACTGTCAGTACCTGCTGTTCTTATTAAGATTCGGCTGGCTGGGACTCGCTGGATTCTGTGCGGTCATCATCACTTCGATCTGGCACCTCTCACGGCAAGTGCGACTTGTGATTCATGCCGAACGAGTCCTGCCGATGGCGATCATCGCCGCGCTCGCCTCGACCGCAATCATTCTTGTTGTGGAATGGATGCCGCACGACTATGGATATTTGTTCCTATGGCTCTGTGGAGCTGCCAATGGTCCACGACTCAGCGCGATCGCACCGCTACGAGCCGTAAGTTCTCAACGAAAACGATAA
- a CDS encoding YybH family protein: protein MTPATNLVALSLLSIAMNFIGILNAQELPTEVLPPKQGTGESAKSALESATSNLSTSETKKSLGSKTSSDNDSEQDDYQKEEQQIRQSAEAFVAAYNAHDALAVSQLFALDAEFTDEDGDLVRGRKAILQDFAEMFSKFPQCKIEVDVESLRVLTPNIAIEEGVIRGYPEPDQKPNISGYVAIHVRVGDTWQVASVSDFEAESEQLTPREHLQELSWMEGVWIDENPESIVKSTCQWDNSGNYLLHEFELKFAGVVLSNGSMRIGWDSLTQQIKSWTFGADGGYSEGLWIRDDNEWTVKLRGVSADGEVTSATSVFVFVDDDTMTWRSYDRTVGGRSTDDIPANVIKRHVAPPQD, encoded by the coding sequence ATGACACCAGCGACCAACTTAGTTGCGTTGAGCCTGCTTTCGATTGCAATGAATTTCATTGGAATCTTGAACGCTCAAGAGCTGCCAACAGAGGTGTTGCCGCCAAAGCAGGGAACAGGCGAATCCGCGAAGTCGGCACTCGAATCCGCAACATCAAATCTATCGACATCCGAGACGAAAAAGAGTCTTGGCTCGAAGACCTCATCCGACAACGATTCCGAACAGGATGACTATCAGAAAGAAGAACAACAAATCCGGCAAAGTGCCGAAGCCTTTGTCGCGGCTTACAACGCACATGATGCCCTAGCGGTGTCACAACTCTTCGCGCTGGACGCGGAATTCACCGACGAGGATGGAGATCTCGTACGAGGCCGAAAGGCGATTTTGCAGGACTTCGCCGAGATGTTTTCGAAGTTTCCCCAGTGCAAGATCGAGGTTGACGTCGAATCTCTGAGAGTACTCACCCCGAATATCGCCATTGAAGAAGGCGTCATCAGGGGATACCCCGAGCCTGACCAGAAACCGAACATCAGCGGCTATGTCGCGATCCATGTCAGAGTCGGCGACACGTGGCAAGTGGCATCAGTCAGTGATTTCGAAGCGGAGTCCGAACAACTCACGCCACGCGAACACTTGCAAGAGTTGTCGTGGATGGAAGGCGTCTGGATCGATGAAAATCCAGAGTCGATCGTGAAATCGACCTGCCAGTGGGACAACTCTGGCAATTACTTGCTGCATGAATTTGAGCTCAAATTCGCAGGTGTCGTTTTGTCGAACGGATCGATGCGCATCGGTTGGGATTCGCTAACACAGCAGATCAAATCGTGGACCTTTGGCGCGGATGGCGGATATTCCGAAGGGTTGTGGATTCGCGACGACAACGAGTGGACCGTGAAGTTGCGAGGCGTCAGTGCGGATGGCGAAGTGACCTCAGCAACCAGTGTGTTTGTGTTCGTCGATGACGACACGATGACCTGGCGTTCGTACGACCGAACTGTGGGAGGACGATCGACGGACGACATTCCTGCGAATGTCATCAAGCGTCACGTTGCCCCACCGCAAGACTGA
- a CDS encoding tetratricopeptide repeat protein, translating into MNVNHHHNHSAGWNHAHNHWHHGHWGGGHWGGAPGWGIGHRPGYRPGYWNGYVSRPWYRPWYSNAAVWGLGAWAIGSAYYDSGYVVYTNPYYVTSTGYYDYSQPLQVVVPAQQMVPQGADGTEFVVDQTPPSAAAQASLTHLELARTAFAATDYVQAANELDLAIKEQPSDATLHEFRALVYFAVGDYTKAAGTLYAVLSAGPGWDWTTMSSLYPTVDVYTVQLRALEAYVKANPDIANARFVLAYQYITENYPDAAIRQLKEVERLQPNDQLAARLIKGLGAEAASTSETIPPPVAIGADTANQEQPDLPDIDPEKIVGHLTAERTDGTRFTLNLTADKTFTWSFEQAGKKNEFGGTYTIDGAVLVLERADKATMPGVVTMKDDGFNFKLFGAPDDDPGLDFRR; encoded by the coding sequence GTGAATGTGAACCATCACCACAATCATTCGGCAGGCTGGAATCATGCCCATAACCACTGGCACCATGGACATTGGGGCGGTGGACACTGGGGAGGCGCACCTGGGTGGGGCATTGGTCATCGTCCCGGGTATCGCCCCGGATACTGGAACGGCTATGTCAGCCGTCCATGGTATCGCCCTTGGTACTCCAATGCTGCGGTGTGGGGACTTGGAGCTTGGGCAATTGGCTCTGCGTACTATGATTCGGGATACGTGGTCTACACGAATCCTTACTACGTAACTTCGACGGGCTACTACGACTATTCTCAACCTCTTCAAGTTGTCGTACCTGCCCAGCAGATGGTTCCGCAAGGTGCCGATGGAACAGAGTTCGTAGTCGATCAGACGCCACCATCCGCTGCGGCACAGGCAAGTCTCACTCACTTGGAGTTAGCGCGAACGGCATTTGCCGCCACTGACTATGTTCAGGCGGCGAATGAACTTGATCTGGCAATCAAAGAGCAACCTTCGGATGCGACACTTCACGAGTTCCGGGCTCTGGTCTATTTTGCCGTAGGCGACTACACAAAGGCGGCAGGTACCTTGTACGCGGTATTGTCGGCCGGACCTGGTTGGGACTGGACAACGATGAGCAGTCTCTATCCCACAGTCGATGTCTACACGGTCCAATTGCGAGCACTTGAGGCATACGTTAAGGCGAATCCCGATATCGCCAATGCGCGTTTCGTACTTGCCTATCAGTACATCACCGAAAATTACCCCGACGCCGCGATTCGCCAACTCAAGGAAGTGGAGCGATTGCAGCCGAATGATCAACTGGCTGCGCGGCTGATCAAGGGACTGGGTGCCGAGGCTGCTTCGACATCGGAAACGATTCCGCCTCCCGTAGCGATCGGCGCCGATACCGCAAACCAAGAACAACCTGATCTACCCGATATCGATCCAGAAAAGATCGTTGGCCATCTGACTGCGGAGAGAACGGATGGCACGCGATTTACTCTGAACCTGACTGCGGACAAGACATTTACCTGGTCGTTTGAACAAGCCGGGAAAAAGAACGAGTTCGGAGGGACCTACACGATCGATGGTGCAGTCCTCGTCCTGGAGCGGGCCGATAAAGCCACGATGCCAGGAGTCGTGACAATGAAGGACGACGGATTCAACTTCAAGTTGTTCGGCGCGCCGGATGACGATCCAGGCCTGGACTTCCGACGTTGA
- a CDS encoding cytochrome-c peroxidase encodes MITSSVGSSPVLNQTQNANRVLRPTAEIIRFSEIVAAIFFVFLIAVSAGHAQDLSPIEQLGKELFFDTNLSVPAGQACASCHAPETGFTGPSSDVNQQTGVYPGAEPSRFGNRKPPSVAYMSFSQKREYKKDDETWVGGQFWDGRADDLIAQAKGPFLNPLEMNNASAADVVNKVRRSNYRDLFDRVFGKKSLDTQASDTTFDQIARAIAAYESSREVNPFNSKYDAFLAKRVKLTPQEQRGLRLFADKANCTACHPHEMGQDGSPPLFTDFTYDNLGAPRNEKNPFYRAPKSVNADGAAYRDLGIGASVNDPAHYGKVKVPTLRNIAKKPSPDFVKCYLHNGTFKSLKEVVHFYNKRDQDPDHFPPADVPETVNHKELGNLGLTDEEEDDLIAFLGTLSDISIPRETPEPFQPMQPLFTKQAYRGVLDIQRVEKFRMHVIQASGKKDAARR; translated from the coding sequence GTGATCACGTCCAGTGTTGGATCGTCGCCTGTCCTCAATCAAACGCAAAATGCAAATCGCGTTCTGAGACCCACCGCTGAAATCATTCGATTCAGCGAAATCGTAGCGGCAATTTTTTTCGTTTTCTTGATCGCCGTCTCGGCCGGACACGCCCAAGATCTATCGCCCATCGAACAACTCGGGAAGGAATTGTTCTTCGATACCAATCTGTCGGTGCCAGCAGGGCAAGCGTGTGCGAGTTGTCATGCACCCGAGACAGGCTTCACCGGTCCGAGTTCCGACGTCAATCAGCAGACGGGAGTCTATCCTGGTGCTGAACCGTCGCGATTTGGAAATCGAAAGCCACCATCGGTGGCCTACATGTCGTTCAGCCAGAAACGCGAATACAAGAAAGACGACGAAACCTGGGTTGGTGGACAATTCTGGGATGGCCGAGCGGACGATTTGATCGCTCAGGCAAAGGGGCCATTCCTCAATCCACTCGAAATGAACAATGCCTCTGCGGCGGACGTGGTGAATAAGGTACGACGATCGAACTATCGCGACTTATTCGATCGTGTATTTGGGAAGAAGTCGCTCGACACTCAGGCCAGCGACACGACGTTTGATCAGATCGCCCGGGCAATCGCCGCCTATGAATCATCACGCGAAGTCAATCCGTTTAATTCTAAGTACGATGCGTTCCTCGCGAAGCGTGTGAAGCTGACACCTCAAGAGCAACGTGGACTTCGGCTCTTTGCTGACAAGGCGAATTGCACGGCCTGCCACCCACATGAAATGGGGCAGGACGGTTCCCCACCCTTGTTTACAGACTTCACCTACGACAATTTGGGAGCACCCAGGAACGAAAAGAATCCCTTTTACCGGGCTCCAAAGTCGGTTAACGCGGATGGGGCGGCTTATCGCGATCTTGGAATCGGTGCGTCCGTCAATGATCCCGCCCATTACGGCAAGGTGAAAGTTCCCACACTTCGCAACATCGCGAAGAAGCCCTCGCCAGATTTCGTGAAGTGCTACCTGCACAACGGAACGTTCAAATCGCTGAAAGAAGTCGTCCACTTCTACAACAAGCGAGATCAGGACCCGGACCATTTCCCTCCGGCCGACGTGCCGGAAACGGTTAATCACAAAGAACTTGGAAATTTGGGACTGACTGATGAAGAGGAGGACGATTTGATCGCATTCTTGGGAACGCTCTCGGACATCTCGATTCCCAGGGAAACACCGGAACCGTTCCAGCCAATGCAGCCCTTATTCACCAAGCAAGCCTATCGCGGAGTACTCGACATTCAGCGTGTTGAGAAATTCCGAATGCACGTCATCCAAGCATCAGGAAAGAAGGACGCCGCCCGCCGATGA
- a CDS encoding aromatic ring-hydroxylating oxygenase subunit alpha, translated as MFHATERLPHILPPQAYWSDAQFHDEIGRLFSRSWHFVGVQSQLSTPGDFITTDVCGQPIQVRNFDGVLHVVSNVCAHRHCLLSGLKSGNSPRLRCQYHGWEYDASGASQRIPLAQHFAPLDRNSVRLPIYRVESVGQLIYVNLDANAPNLSTFLGERYETIRNAFNDGWKVMVSRSFEQQVNWKIPIENSLEAYHVPAIHPETFRVDPGEDRSKHHFVDRGSWFETELPFAPHSKADALFQRVEGALVKLFLGSQPTRRYQQHLVFPNNLFSFTDMVSLLHVVRPRGPRACTSVVYQFGRTGSSYLSRKVCQLWGSMAAQITLSILKEDFQLFPDIQRGLDASQQKGMLGRCEERIHQFQHWLQNQLEQTDSTGQIATSGCPHLG; from the coding sequence ATGTTTCACGCGACGGAACGTCTTCCGCACATCCTGCCACCGCAGGCGTATTGGTCCGACGCGCAGTTTCATGACGAAATTGGCCGTCTCTTTTCACGTAGTTGGCACTTCGTTGGCGTGCAGAGCCAATTGTCGACCCCGGGGGACTTCATTACCACGGACGTGTGCGGACAACCGATTCAGGTTCGCAATTTTGACGGAGTACTTCACGTCGTTTCCAACGTGTGTGCGCATCGGCATTGCTTGTTGTCCGGGCTCAAATCTGGAAACTCGCCGCGATTGCGCTGCCAGTATCACGGTTGGGAATACGATGCTTCGGGGGCGTCCCAACGCATCCCTTTGGCGCAGCACTTTGCACCTCTCGACCGCAACTCGGTGCGTCTGCCTATTTATCGAGTCGAATCGGTTGGCCAATTGATTTACGTGAACTTAGACGCCAATGCGCCCAATCTGAGCACGTTTCTAGGCGAACGTTACGAGACCATCCGCAACGCATTTAACGACGGTTGGAAAGTCATGGTTTCTCGCTCTTTTGAGCAGCAGGTGAATTGGAAGATCCCGATCGAGAATTCGCTCGAGGCGTATCATGTCCCTGCGATACATCCAGAGACGTTTCGAGTTGATCCAGGCGAAGACCGCTCAAAACACCATTTCGTCGATCGCGGCAGTTGGTTTGAAACGGAATTGCCCTTCGCGCCGCATTCGAAGGCGGATGCATTGTTTCAACGAGTCGAGGGGGCACTCGTCAAGCTGTTCCTGGGCAGCCAACCGACACGTCGTTATCAGCAACATCTGGTTTTTCCGAACAATTTGTTCTCATTCACGGATATGGTTAGCCTGCTGCATGTCGTGCGGCCGCGAGGGCCGCGAGCTTGTACCTCGGTCGTCTATCAGTTCGGTCGTACGGGGAGTTCATACTTGTCCCGAAAAGTTTGTCAGCTTTGGGGTTCGATGGCTGCCCAAATCACGTTGTCGATCTTGAAGGAGGATTTTCAACTGTTTCCGGACATTCAGCGTGGTCTCGACGCATCTCAGCAGAAGGGAATGCTTGGCCGTTGCGAAGAGAGAATCCATCAGTTCCAGCATTGGCTGCAGAATCAACTGGAACAGACGGATTCCACGGGACAAATTGCGACCAGCGGTTGCCCTCACCTGGGTTAG
- a CDS encoding NADPH-dependent FMN reductase: protein MPSTLKILAFAGSVRRDSFNRKLLRLAVAGAEEAGAEVTVVDLRDYPLPIFDQDLEAESGPPENAKALKKLFIEHHALLIASPEYNSSVTPLMKNTIDWVSRPVAGELALAGFHGKVATLISASPGTLGGLRGLIQLRSILGNIGVIVLPEQIAVPLANEAFDAHGALKNERQAAKVKNIGAGLVFMARRFAP, encoded by the coding sequence ATGCCGTCTACTCTTAAGATCCTCGCCTTTGCAGGTAGCGTGCGTAGGGATTCATTCAATCGCAAGCTGCTTCGGCTGGCAGTTGCAGGAGCGGAGGAAGCGGGAGCCGAGGTCACTGTTGTTGACCTGAGGGACTATCCGCTCCCCATATTTGATCAGGATTTGGAAGCCGAAAGCGGCCCGCCCGAGAATGCCAAAGCGTTGAAGAAGCTGTTTATCGAGCACCATGCACTGCTGATCGCTTCTCCCGAATACAACAGTTCGGTAACGCCGTTGATGAAAAATACGATCGACTGGGTCTCTCGTCCCGTGGCAGGCGAGCTGGCGCTTGCTGGGTTTCATGGTAAGGTTGCCACCTTGATAAGTGCATCCCCCGGCACATTGGGCGGCTTGCGTGGGCTCATTCAACTTCGTTCGATCCTCGGCAATATTGGCGTGATCGTTTTGCCCGAACAAATCGCGGTGCCATTGGCGAATGAAGCATTCGACGCACATGGTGCACTAAAGAATGAACGCCAGGCGGCGAAGGTGAAGAACATTGGAGCAGGGCTCGTATTCATGGCCCGGCGGTTTGCGCCTTAA